From a region of the Paenibacillus sp. FSL R10-2734 genome:
- a CDS encoding ferritin-like domain-containing protein: protein MNMVYPYWFRSQFVPIWATSTQEALELMRTSVQGERNDELFYDQLIQLAPNKEQAEVITSIRNDERGHNQMFRQMYRELTGHEVTGVSNEVPEHVYSYISGLQKAFQGELSAVEKYRKIWFGLPYGIYKDTLYGIILDEQKHAAKYNNLLLQNLHAN from the coding sequence ATGAATATGGTTTATCCGTATTGGTTCAGATCACAATTCGTTCCCATTTGGGCAACTTCGACTCAAGAGGCGCTTGAATTAATGAGGACTTCAGTCCAAGGGGAGCGAAATGATGAACTTTTTTATGACCAACTCATTCAACTTGCTCCGAATAAAGAACAAGCTGAAGTTATTACCTCTATTCGGAATGATGAACGAGGGCATAATCAAATGTTCCGACAAATGTACAGAGAATTAACTGGACATGAAGTGACAGGAGTTAGCAACGAAGTTCCTGAACATGTTTATTCGTACATTTCCGGGTTGCAAAAAGCTTTCCAAGGTGAATTATCTGCAGTTGAAAAATATCGAAAGATCTGGTTCGGGCTTCCGTACGGTATTTACAAAGACACTTTGTATGGAATTATTCTCGATGAGCAAAAACATGCGGCTAAATATAATAATCTGTTGCTACAAAACCTACATGCAAATTAG
- a CDS encoding DNA cytosine methyltransferase: MREIIVDNFAGGGGASTGIELATGHSVDIAINHDPAAIAMHRVNHPETVHYCESVWDVDPREVTKGRNVALGWFSPDCKHFTKARPSEKPKDKNIRGLAWVKVRWGATVKPRVMFLENVEEFKTWGPLDDQGKPVSKKIGNTFNSFVNALRNIGYEVEWRELRACDYGAPTTRKRMFMISRCDGRPIVWPKPTHGDPSSLAVQAGKLKPWRTAAEIIDWSIPCPSIFTRKKALVEKTLKRIAKGLFKFIIDNPNPFIVPDGACTEGLKERGEMVASFLTSYYGDTTGRDIRGLSLNDPLHTITAGGNRFGLVTSHLVKFRGNEFGIPTTQPIPTITAQGTHLGEVRALLIKYYGAGIGQSLNEPIHTIPTKDRFGLVIIKGSPYQIVDIGFRMLQPHELFLGQGFPKGYIIDVDADGKDYPKTAQVARCGNSVPPQFAEALVRANLPELCTGSGNLLTLEKYSEAVGQLELSM, from the coding sequence ATGAGGGAGATCATTGTCGATAACTTCGCCGGCGGAGGCGGCGCATCCACTGGCATTGAATTAGCAACTGGGCACAGTGTAGATATTGCAATTAATCATGATCCAGCAGCTATCGCAATGCATAGGGTAAACCACCCAGAAACTGTACATTATTGTGAATCGGTATGGGATGTAGATCCACGAGAAGTTACAAAAGGCAGAAATGTTGCCCTTGGATGGTTTAGTCCTGATTGCAAGCACTTTACGAAAGCGAGGCCTTCCGAGAAGCCAAAGGATAAAAATATTAGAGGACTAGCCTGGGTGAAAGTGAGATGGGGAGCAACCGTCAAGCCGAGAGTGATGTTTCTTGAAAACGTTGAGGAATTCAAAACTTGGGGACCACTTGATGATCAAGGGAAACCAGTATCCAAAAAGATTGGTAACACGTTCAATTCATTTGTAAATGCATTACGGAACATCGGTTATGAGGTTGAATGGAGAGAGTTGAGAGCATGCGATTATGGGGCTCCGACCACGCGTAAGCGAATGTTTATGATATCAAGGTGCGATGGTCGTCCTATCGTATGGCCCAAGCCCACACATGGAGATCCAAGCAGCTTGGCCGTGCAAGCAGGAAAGCTAAAACCATGGCGTACAGCAGCCGAGATAATCGACTGGTCCATACCGTGCCCATCTATCTTTACACGCAAAAAAGCATTAGTTGAAAAAACATTAAAACGAATTGCAAAAGGGCTTTTTAAATTCATTATAGACAACCCTAATCCATTCATTGTGCCGGATGGAGCTTGTACAGAAGGATTGAAAGAACGAGGTGAAATGGTTGCGTCATTTTTGACAAGTTATTACGGAGATACAACAGGGCGAGATATACGAGGATTATCTCTAAACGACCCATTACACACAATCACAGCCGGTGGAAATCGATTTGGATTAGTTACTAGCCACTTAGTTAAGTTTAGAGGCAATGAATTTGGTATACCAACAACACAACCGATACCTACCATCACAGCTCAAGGCACGCATTTAGGTGAAGTGAGAGCGTTATTGATCAAATACTACGGTGCTGGAATAGGTCAAAGTTTAAACGAACCGATACACACAATACCAACAAAAGATAGGTTTGGATTGGTGATCATAAAAGGAAGCCCGTATCAGATTGTTGACATAGGATTCCGGATGTTGCAACCGCATGAATTGTTTTTAGGACAAGGATTTCCTAAAGGATACATTATTGACGTGGATGCAGATGGTAAGGATTATCCTAAAACGGCTCAGGTAGCTAGATGCGGAAATTCAGTGCCTCCACAATTTGCTGAAGCTCTAGTAAGGGCTAATCTACCAGAATTGTGTACCGGATCTGGGAACTTACTGACTCTTGAAAAGTATTCAGAAGCAGTTGGACAGCTCGAATTATCTATGTAG
- a CDS encoding HNH endonuclease, with protein MAHQTFWKPERKPKEKKTSSLGQRKKEKKQISPLKQKIFADHKPGKSSRQRCEFPASVTKELITEADGKCSHCKTAPDTTTHHVMPRGRKGRGVKTNGLRLCGLCHDTIQTDEELLQYWITVFWNKYGDYFWFDEQDWDEYNHKQNKQLELEKARDERHQQIEPIADLISTAAGRDLRVKEIRLLESLETKDLKTFTAMFTDALNGYVAQGSYRPNDRFED; from the coding sequence TTGGCCCATCAGACATTTTGGAAGCCTGAGAGAAAGCCTAAAGAGAAAAAAACGAGTAGCTTAGGACAGCGTAAGAAGGAGAAGAAACAGATATCTCCTTTGAAGCAAAAGATATTTGCAGATCATAAACCCGGTAAGAGCTCGCGACAACGTTGTGAGTTCCCAGCGTCAGTAACTAAGGAATTGATCACAGAGGCTGACGGTAAATGTTCACATTGTAAAACTGCCCCAGATACAACAACACATCATGTCATGCCGCGAGGACGCAAGGGCAGAGGAGTTAAAACAAACGGCCTGCGCTTATGCGGATTATGTCACGACACCATCCAAACTGATGAAGAGCTCTTACAATACTGGATTACAGTGTTTTGGAATAAGTACGGTGATTACTTTTGGTTTGATGAACAGGATTGGGACGAATACAATCACAAACAAAATAAGCAGCTGGAGTTAGAAAAAGCGAGAGATGAAAGACATCAGCAGATTGAGCCTATAGCGGATTTAATCTCAACTGCAGCCGGTAGGGATCTCCGAGTAAAGGAAATTAGGTTACTGGAATCATTAGAAACTAAGGATCTGAAAACCTTCACCGCAATGTTTACTGATGCTCTTAATGGCTATGTTGCTCAGGGATCTTACCGTCCCAATGACCGATTCGAAGATTAA
- a CDS encoding replication terminator protein, with product MSKEINFNNLAEGAVGERLNIEMQKLAANVLDPNTNWKNVRKLTLTIAIKPNEKREIGSVDIDVKTALAPAKGVSTTIIFGMDNEGKAQAAELVSGVKDQMMIDNDGDVADDRGNKVDQVGQKESNVVNFK from the coding sequence ATGAGTAAAGAGATTAACTTTAATAATCTAGCTGAAGGTGCTGTCGGTGAACGTCTGAACATTGAAATGCAGAAACTGGCCGCTAATGTGTTGGACCCAAACACTAACTGGAAGAACGTTCGTAAGTTAACACTGACTATTGCTATAAAGCCAAATGAAAAGCGAGAGATCGGTTCTGTTGATATTGATGTGAAAACAGCATTGGCACCGGCGAAGGGCGTATCTACAACAATTATCTTCGGAATGGATAACGAAGGTAAAGCACAGGCAGCAGAGCTTGTGTCCGGCGTTAAGGACCAGATGATGATCGATAATGACGGGGATGTAGCTGATGATAGAGGGAACAAAGTTGATCAAGTAGGGCAAAAGGAAAGCAATGTAGTTAATTTCAAATAA
- a CDS encoding Holliday junction resolvase RecU — MVGQGNLGAAFENLINYTNESYEHRGVAVINKRSTPVKVTRSKGTKVLAGFFEAKSTVDYDGIYRGRAVFFEAKSTQELDRFDLKNVEDHQYEHLEKCHKFGALCFVLVEFRKQRKTYLLPFTALRAYKVEASRGGRKSMTLENFEIDAFEVRTGRVPLDYLAAVDRVWFTETA, encoded by the coding sequence ATGGTAGGACAAGGAAACCTCGGGGCGGCGTTCGAAAATCTGATTAATTACACAAATGAATCATATGAACATCGGGGAGTAGCAGTTATCAATAAACGATCAACCCCAGTAAAGGTAACAAGAAGTAAAGGAACAAAGGTACTCGCTGGATTCTTTGAAGCTAAATCAACTGTTGATTATGATGGCATCTATCGTGGAAGAGCTGTTTTTTTCGAAGCTAAGTCAACCCAAGAGCTTGATAGATTTGACCTAAAAAATGTTGAGGATCATCAGTACGAGCATTTAGAGAAGTGTCATAAGTTCGGAGCTCTATGCTTCGTACTAGTCGAGTTTAGAAAACAACGTAAAACATACCTTTTACCCTTCACAGCACTACGTGCATACAAGGTTGAGGCTTCCAGAGGTGGACGCAAAAGCATGACGCTGGAGAACTTCGAGATTGACGCGTTTGAAGTTAGGACAGGCCGTGTGCCTCTCGATTATCTGGCAGCTGTAGACCGGGTGTGGTTTACAGAAACAGCGTAG
- a CDS encoding Lin1244/Lin1753 domain-containing protein — MARPLKEGLDYFPLDIDFDQDDKLIVPIAKYGMQGLGVIVKIMMNIYRNGYFYPWEEREHYALSSKVNADINTVREIVNECINWGFFNENVYKNYKVLTSRGFQKRYIEAAKRRKEVTLFEGHLLIDPLEESKKVSHSIVIVSAESTPVNVYINPDKQGKMSAESTQSKVKESKGEESKEKENEIKPTEIVVPLSVNPFRMFEAEGYGTISSVISDQLNDFINDYGERWLCEAMRTSIIAGKRNLSYVRAILKRWKSDGIDEPWTKEKDTRSNTSSNGYRNGRGGQSGKPQIEITKNPVAPPTQEEIELHEKSMAELLEKRKRAEEEKIDELSKLED; from the coding sequence ATGGCAAGGCCATTAAAAGAAGGCCTAGACTATTTCCCATTGGATATTGATTTCGATCAGGATGATAAATTGATTGTTCCAATAGCTAAATATGGAATGCAGGGACTCGGTGTTATCGTGAAAATTATGATGAATATTTACCGCAATGGATACTTTTATCCATGGGAGGAGCGTGAGCACTACGCCCTTTCCAGCAAGGTTAATGCTGACATTAACACTGTAAGAGAGATCGTAAATGAGTGCATTAACTGGGGATTCTTCAACGAAAATGTATACAAGAATTATAAAGTGTTGACATCAAGAGGGTTTCAGAAAAGGTATATTGAGGCAGCAAAAAGACGCAAAGAGGTAACTTTATTTGAAGGTCATTTACTCATTGATCCATTAGAAGAAAGTAAGAAGGTATCACATTCAATCGTGATCGTCAGTGCTGAAAGCACGCCAGTTAATGTTTACATTAATCCCGATAAACAAGGGAAAATGTCAGCAGAAAGTACACAAAGTAAAGTAAAGGAAAGTAAAGGAGAGGAAAGTAAAGAAAAAGAAAATGAAATAAAACCAACAGAGATAGTGGTGCCACTGTCAGTTAATCCGTTCAGGATGTTTGAAGCTGAAGGATATGGCACGATCAGTTCTGTGATATCTGATCAGCTTAATGATTTTATAAATGACTATGGTGAAAGATGGCTATGCGAGGCTATGCGAACTTCGATAATTGCAGGCAAGCGAAATCTTAGTTATGTTCGTGCCATTCTGAAACGATGGAAATCCGATGGCATAGACGAGCCATGGACAAAGGAAAAAGATACACGAAGTAATACTTCTAGTAATGGATATAGGAATGGTCGTGGTGGACAAAGTGGGAAGCCACAAATTGAAATTACTAAGAACCCTGTTGCTCCTCCTACTCAAGAGGAAATCGAACTTCATGAGAAGTCAATGGCTGAACTTCTTGAAAAAAGAAAACGAGCTGAGGAGGAAAAAATCGATGAACTTTCTAAACTGGAAGACTGA
- a CDS encoding phage antirepressor KilAC domain-containing protein, producing the protein MDNRRLQIFNHSDFGAIRTVDILGKPHFVGNDVASALEYSRPYEAISTHCKGTVSYRVPTNGGDQETRVIPEGDIYRLIVKAADQSRSPVIKAKAEMFEHWIFDEVLPSIRNTGMYAADELLDNPDLLIQAATKLKEERAARRALEVKVEEDRPKVVFAEALEDSKDSVLIADLAKILKQNGINIGEIRLFKELRERGYLIKSGSEYNMPTQRSMELQIMEIKIGQRGSASEGMKVTRTPKITGKGIGYFINKFKGALS; encoded by the coding sequence ATGGATAACAGAAGATTGCAAATATTTAATCATTCTGACTTTGGGGCTATTCGGACCGTGGATATTCTAGGGAAGCCGCATTTTGTAGGCAACGATGTGGCTAGTGCGTTGGAATATTCTAGACCTTACGAGGCAATATCGACCCATTGCAAGGGGACGGTAAGTTACCGTGTCCCTACAAATGGAGGTGATCAGGAAACGAGAGTGATTCCTGAAGGTGATATTTACCGTTTGATCGTTAAAGCCGCAGATCAATCACGAAGTCCGGTGATAAAAGCAAAGGCCGAAATGTTTGAACACTGGATATTCGATGAAGTGCTTCCATCCATACGGAACACAGGGATGTATGCTGCTGATGAACTTCTAGATAACCCTGATTTACTGATTCAAGCAGCAACAAAACTAAAGGAAGAGCGTGCAGCACGGCGAGCTCTGGAGGTTAAGGTTGAAGAAGATCGTCCAAAGGTAGTTTTTGCGGAGGCGTTAGAGGATTCTAAGGATTCAGTGCTTATAGCTGATTTAGCCAAGATCCTAAAGCAGAACGGAATTAATATCGGAGAAATCAGACTCTTTAAAGAACTGAGAGAGCGAGGATATCTAATTAAGTCCGGATCAGAGTACAACATGCCAACGCAACGATCCATGGAACTGCAGATTATGGAAATTAAGATCGGACAGCGAGGGAGTGCCAGCGAAGGAATGAAGGTAACTCGTACCCCAAAGATCACAGGTAAGGGAATAGGTTACTTTATCAACAAATTCAAAGGAGCTTTGTCATGA
- a CDS encoding helix-turn-helix domain-containing protein, producing the protein MSTADLIEAIRADIREGLREEILSELQSEIQQRLYSNIFDVFEACSYLKISDSTIRRMVRDKEIPYFRQRGNLYFRQISLDSWVASKELTHDH; encoded by the coding sequence ATGTCAACCGCCGATTTAATCGAAGCAATTCGCGCTGATATCAGAGAAGGGCTTCGAGAGGAAATATTGTCTGAGTTGCAGTCTGAAATTCAACAGCGTCTATACTCAAATATTTTTGATGTATTCGAAGCTTGTAGTTATTTGAAAATATCAGATTCCACAATTAGACGTATGGTCCGCGATAAGGAGATTCCCTATTTCCGCCAGCGAGGTAATTTGTACTTTAGACAAATATCACTGGATAGCTGGGTCGCAAGTAAGGAGCTAACACATGATCATTAA
- a CDS encoding helix-turn-helix transcriptional regulator has protein sequence MAQTIEENVQRLLDEKGWTIYQLGKKSEVSLTVLYGLGSKRQGPRVETLIKLADTFGVTLDELVRGKGEFGCQPPI, from the coding sequence ATGGCGCAGACGATAGAAGAGAACGTACAGCGGCTGCTTGACGAAAAGGGGTGGACAATTTATCAACTCGGTAAAAAAAGCGAAGTGTCCTTAACTGTATTGTACGGATTAGGATCAAAAAGGCAAGGGCCTAGGGTGGAAACCTTGATCAAATTGGCAGACACCTTTGGAGTAACCCTAGATGAGTTAGTTCGTGGAAAGGGTGAATTTGGATGTCAACCGCCGATTTAA
- a CDS encoding S24 family peptidase has product MDVSEKILELIEKHKITPYRLAKDSGVPYTTLTKILNKTTRNPQIDSLKSIADYFGKKIDYFTTEENEPLFNRSKAVDFNMMTVEMVQIPIYGEVRAGYNSLAQEDIVGYEIVAKDSISDGDYFFLIVKGDSMIEEGIGDGMRVLVRKQRSCQHGKIGVVIINGDEGTLKRVFYEGDNIILQAANKNIPPRVFPIDEVLIQGQVTKVEFDV; this is encoded by the coding sequence TTGGATGTTTCTGAGAAAATTCTAGAGTTAATAGAGAAACACAAAATAACACCATATAGATTGGCTAAAGACTCCGGAGTACCATATACGACGCTAACTAAAATTTTAAACAAAACAACTAGAAACCCGCAGATAGACTCTCTGAAATCGATCGCCGATTACTTTGGAAAAAAAATCGACTATTTTACAACTGAAGAAAATGAGCCGTTATTCAACCGAAGTAAGGCAGTAGACTTCAACATGATGACAGTGGAGATGGTACAGATTCCTATTTACGGGGAAGTTAGAGCTGGATATAACAGCCTGGCTCAAGAAGACATAGTCGGGTATGAAATAGTTGCCAAAGATTCTATTTCTGATGGAGACTACTTTTTCCTTATAGTTAAGGGAGATAGTATGATAGAAGAAGGCATCGGTGATGGAATGCGGGTTCTTGTAAGAAAGCAAAGATCCTGCCAGCACGGTAAAATTGGAGTTGTAATTATTAATGGTGATGAAGGAACACTGAAGAGAGTGTTTTATGAGGGGGATAACATAATCCTCCAGGCAGCAAATAAAAATATTCCTCCAAGGGTTTTCCCTATTGATGAAGTTCTGATCCAAGGTCAAGTTACGAAGGTGGAATTTGATGTATAA
- a CDS encoding tyrosine-type recombinase/integrase: MAWSEHLGGNKYKIVERDPSKASRPKRSITVEMPLEVANSRVTKKKEVWLGLQEEKWNELVINGKYQDKGKNRGRSKKKTFSDFVPTWMKVYAEPNMSGETIFNTKNIIESRLIPQFGDSWLDEITTLELAIWFAELKNLKNGKPLATNTKLNIYKAIKSIFDKAHEWGVIESNPMDGVERPSANKKEKKKMKDVKQNYTKAEVAKLLLAMYRLPVRWRLYFTGVMLGGFRRGEFLAVELKNLDYRQSMIYIEKQITIDKEGNKVESEVKTIESEGWVPMPKWYMDELKRYERLWRKEKMLCNRAWLAEEGKQYLFHGGTGVMYYPSTATNTWSKFLKKNKFPHVKLHGLRHTAATLLREHGADQRNIQKFLRHAKMETTDRYTHEAETVSRSLIAPLEAMDPRLPKFAP, encoded by the coding sequence ATGGCATGGAGTGAACATCTTGGAGGAAACAAGTACAAGATCGTAGAGCGCGATCCGTCGAAAGCGTCGAGACCGAAACGATCAATTACAGTCGAGATGCCCTTAGAGGTTGCGAATTCAAGAGTTACCAAGAAAAAAGAAGTCTGGCTCGGACTTCAAGAGGAAAAATGGAACGAACTTGTGATTAACGGGAAATATCAGGATAAAGGGAAAAACAGAGGAAGATCGAAAAAGAAAACCTTTTCAGATTTTGTACCGACATGGATGAAAGTTTATGCGGAACCGAATATGAGCGGTGAAACCATCTTTAACACTAAGAACATCATTGAGTCTAGGCTTATCCCTCAGTTTGGCGATAGTTGGCTTGATGAGATCACTACTCTGGAATTGGCCATATGGTTTGCTGAACTGAAAAATTTAAAAAACGGCAAACCGCTCGCTACGAATACAAAACTGAATATTTACAAAGCAATTAAATCAATATTTGATAAGGCCCATGAATGGGGCGTAATTGAATCGAACCCGATGGACGGTGTGGAACGTCCCTCAGCTAACAAGAAAGAAAAGAAGAAAATGAAAGACGTTAAACAGAACTATACGAAGGCTGAAGTAGCAAAGCTCTTGCTTGCCATGTACAGGCTCCCTGTACGCTGGAGGTTGTACTTTACCGGGGTTATGCTCGGTGGCTTTAGACGAGGAGAATTCTTAGCTGTGGAATTGAAGAATCTAGACTATCGTCAATCGATGATTTACATTGAGAAGCAAATCACTATAGATAAGGAAGGCAATAAAGTTGAAAGTGAGGTTAAGACGATTGAGTCCGAGGGCTGGGTACCGATGCCTAAATGGTATATGGACGAGCTCAAACGATACGAGCGACTGTGGAGAAAGGAAAAGATGCTCTGTAACAGAGCATGGCTGGCAGAAGAAGGGAAACAGTACCTCTTCCACGGTGGTACAGGGGTTATGTATTATCCAAGCACAGCAACCAATACATGGTCCAAATTCTTAAAGAAGAATAAATTCCCCCACGTCAAGCTTCACGGACTCCGGCATACGGCAGCAACACTACTTCGAGAACATGGAGCCGATCAGAGAAATATTCAGAAGTTTTTGCGCCATGCAAAGATGGAGACAACAGACCGGTACACCCACGAAGCTGAAACCGTCAGTCGCTCATTGATCGCACCTCTTGAAGCAATGGACCCAAGATTACCAAAATTTGCCCCATGA
- a CDS encoding EAL domain-containing protein, which yields MRQEEKKTIQAAIIGALLFLLIQIFHTSLNRLDDWDIVSALYLIVGCCNVAFGFAIFAQGWLFFSSRLSKGRLYVAALFGGICIIDFLHTLGFVAFPLISSFITPEESRWLLTFSRLSSGLGILFIFSREDKPVSVTEKRNVFRIAFMIIALSIALFIFIQSALPDLFTKPWMSTLKQFVDLGVLFVYLAAVGVIVFPGNNEKSASMLVIIRALIFFSLGQAFFMTPLSGGNIDDLFGMLCSGIAYYQLLTGVYRLTIEEPFYEKQLAEERINYLAYHDDLTGLPNRRRLTQRVEEMIDAGETDTSERFSALAIMNINHFKNINDSLGHYAGDLLLKLVSERLGSEARPSEELYSMGADEFAFLMTDRVSLGECLARASELLELFEAPVNIESGEYHISLSLGMSIYPGDGETAEHLIQNADTAVHNAKEQGVEIRRYIPAMQMKAKERLKLENDLRRALERDEFYLVYQPKVQLETEEIVGVEALLRWNHPKRGLVSPNEFIPLAEDSGLIVPIGEWVLKTACLQNKQWQLAGYQPICVSINLSMRQFLQPNLAGKIHSILIDIGLDPCYVDLEITESMTLDKETAFDQLKRLKDLGVFISIDDFGTGYSSLHYLKNMPIDRLKIDRSFVSEVMEDSNNAAIVSTITSMAHHLKLTVTAEGVENKEQLQFLREQHCHEAQGFLFSKPIQAAEFETSFLKKARLGTSV from the coding sequence ATGAGACAAGAAGAGAAAAAGACAATTCAAGCGGCTATTATAGGAGCCTTACTGTTCCTACTCATTCAAATTTTCCATACATCGCTAAACCGATTGGACGATTGGGATATTGTTTCTGCACTCTATCTCATTGTCGGCTGCTGTAATGTTGCCTTTGGATTTGCGATATTTGCACAGGGCTGGTTGTTCTTCTCTAGCAGATTATCTAAAGGAAGATTATATGTCGCTGCTCTTTTTGGTGGAATATGTATAATTGATTTCTTACATACACTTGGATTTGTGGCATTTCCATTGATTTCATCATTTATAACCCCTGAGGAATCAAGGTGGCTGCTTACCTTTTCACGACTATCCAGCGGGCTGGGTATATTATTTATTTTTAGTAGAGAAGATAAGCCTGTGTCAGTCACCGAAAAAAGAAATGTATTCAGAATAGCTTTCATGATAATTGCACTATCCATCGCATTATTTATATTTATCCAATCGGCGCTGCCTGACCTATTTACTAAGCCTTGGATGAGTACGCTTAAACAATTCGTTGATCTGGGAGTACTTTTTGTGTACTTAGCGGCTGTGGGTGTCATCGTATTTCCTGGGAATAATGAAAAGTCAGCCTCGATGCTTGTTATTATTCGGGCGCTTATCTTTTTCTCTCTGGGCCAGGCTTTTTTTATGACTCCCTTAAGTGGCGGTAATATTGACGATCTCTTTGGGATGTTATGTAGTGGAATTGCTTATTACCAGTTGCTTACCGGCGTATATCGCCTGACGATTGAAGAGCCATTTTACGAGAAGCAGTTGGCCGAGGAACGGATTAATTATTTGGCATATCATGATGATTTAACAGGACTTCCAAATAGACGTCGGCTGACACAACGTGTAGAAGAAATGATTGATGCTGGTGAGACGGACACGAGTGAACGATTCTCAGCTCTAGCCATTATGAATATTAATCATTTTAAGAATATAAATGACTCTTTAGGCCATTATGCCGGCGATCTTTTATTGAAATTGGTGTCTGAGCGGCTTGGGAGTGAGGCTAGACCCAGTGAAGAGCTGTATAGTATGGGAGCAGATGAGTTTGCTTTTCTGATGACAGATAGAGTAAGTCTTGGAGAATGCTTGGCTCGAGCTTCAGAGTTGCTTGAATTATTTGAAGCACCCGTTAACATAGAATCTGGTGAGTATCATATTTCGCTCAGCTTGGGAATGAGTATTTATCCTGGAGATGGGGAAACTGCTGAACATCTAATTCAAAATGCGGATACTGCGGTTCATAATGCGAAGGAACAGGGAGTGGAGATTCGTCGTTATATCCCAGCCATGCAGATGAAAGCGAAGGAAAGACTGAAGCTGGAAAATGACCTTCGAAGAGCGCTTGAGCGTGATGAGTTCTATCTCGTATATCAGCCAAAGGTTCAACTGGAGACGGAAGAGATTGTAGGAGTGGAAGCTTTATTGCGCTGGAATCATCCAAAGCGAGGGCTTGTCTCGCCTAATGAATTTATTCCGTTAGCTGAGGATAGTGGGCTGATTGTTCCGATTGGGGAATGGGTGCTTAAGACGGCTTGTCTTCAGAATAAACAGTGGCAGCTGGCAGGCTACCAACCGATATGCGTCTCCATCAACTTATCTATGCGTCAATTCCTTCAGCCGAACCTAGCAGGTAAGATTCATTCCATTCTGATCGATATTGGATTAGATCCATGTTATGTCGATCTTGAAATTACAGAGAGTATGACTCTGGACAAAGAAACGGCTTTTGATCAATTGAAGCGCTTGAAAGATCTAGGTGTATTCATTAGCATCGATGATTTTGGTACAGGCTACAGCTCATTGCACTATTTGAAGAATATGCCGATCGACAGGCTGAAGATTGACAGATCGTTTGTCTCTGAGGTTATGGAGGATAGCAATAATGCAGCAATAGTCTCTACGATCACCTCTATGGCGCATCATTTGAAGCTTACGGTCACCGCAGAAGGGGTGGAGAACAAGGAGCAGCTGCAGTTTTTGCGCGAACAGCATTGCCATGAAGCTCAAGGGTTTTTGTTCAGCAAACCTATTCAAGCGGCTGAATTTGAGACGTCTTTTTTGAAAAAGGCTCGCCTCGGTACTTCCGTATAA